One genomic window of Azospirillum thermophilum includes the following:
- a CDS encoding YcjX family protein, with product MRIPIFDDLRDAGSRILEQAGDLAGGLLESDVRLGVTGLRRAGKTVFVTTLVENLLKAGRLPFLDVVSSGRLQGARLRPQPDPDVPRFDYEGHLAALTGPDPHWPEPTRGIGQLRLSLRYRPGSTLKRTVQPVTTLNLDIVDYPGEWLLDLPLLRQSFAEWSGLTLTLAARPPRDALSSSWRGWLATIDPAAPAEEEVARRGAALYTDYLHACRRADTLLSLIQPGRFVEPGDLKDAPLLTFCPLPGSQRGRGSLWQLMEERYEAYKTSVVRRFFSDHFARLDRQIVLIDVLGALNAGPAGMADMKRALEMSLEPFRHGSAGWLDWLFGTRIDRVLFAATKADHIASHQHTSLRVLLDRLVGDARGAIRYEGAAVETMAIAALKCTESVVTEHEGRQLRCVRGVPVGRDRPTILFPGEIPDNADAFPDGQERPYNFLPFRPPADLARDGRGLPHIRVDQALQFLLGDYLE from the coding sequence TTGCGCATTCCCATCTTCGACGACCTGAGAGACGCCGGCTCCCGCATCCTGGAACAGGCTGGCGATCTGGCGGGCGGGCTGCTTGAGAGCGACGTGAGGCTCGGGGTGACCGGGCTGCGGCGTGCCGGCAAGACGGTCTTCGTGACCACGCTCGTGGAGAACCTCCTGAAGGCCGGGCGGCTGCCCTTCCTCGACGTCGTGTCCTCCGGCCGGCTGCAGGGGGCGCGGCTGCGGCCGCAGCCCGATCCCGACGTGCCGCGCTTCGATTACGAAGGCCATCTCGCCGCCCTCACCGGCCCCGATCCCCATTGGCCCGAGCCGACGCGCGGCATCGGGCAGCTCCGCCTGTCGCTGCGCTACCGGCCGGGCTCGACGCTGAAGCGGACGGTGCAGCCGGTGACGACGCTGAACCTCGACATCGTCGACTATCCCGGCGAATGGCTGCTCGACCTGCCCCTGCTGCGCCAGAGCTTCGCCGAGTGGAGCGGCCTGACCCTGACGCTGGCCGCCCGGCCGCCGCGCGACGCGCTCTCCTCGTCCTGGCGCGGCTGGCTCGCCACCATCGACCCCGCCGCCCCGGCGGAGGAGGAGGTGGCGCGGCGCGGCGCCGCCCTCTACACCGACTACCTCCACGCCTGCCGCCGTGCCGACACGCTGCTCAGCCTGATCCAGCCGGGCCGCTTCGTCGAACCCGGCGACCTCAAGGACGCGCCGCTGCTGACCTTCTGCCCCCTGCCCGGCAGCCAGCGGGGGCGCGGCAGCCTGTGGCAGCTCATGGAGGAGCGCTACGAGGCCTACAAGACCTCCGTCGTCCGCCGCTTCTTCTCCGACCACTTCGCCCGGCTCGACCGGCAGATCGTGCTGATCGACGTGCTGGGGGCGCTGAACGCCGGACCGGCCGGCATGGCCGACATGAAGCGCGCGCTGGAGATGAGCCTGGAGCCCTTCCGCCACGGCAGCGCCGGCTGGCTCGACTGGCTGTTCGGCACCAGGATCGACCGCGTGCTGTTCGCCGCGACCAAGGCCGACCACATCGCCTCCCACCAGCACACCAGCCTGCGGGTCCTGCTCGACCGGCTGGTCGGCGACGCCCGGGGCGCCATCCGCTATGAAGGCGCCGCGGTCGAGACCATGGCCATCGCCGCGCTGAAATGCACGGAGTCGGTGGTGACCGAGCATGAGGGGCGGCAGCTCCGCTGCGTCCGCGGCGTGCCGGTCGGCCGCGACCGCCCGACCATCCTGTTCCCGGGCGAGATCCCCGACAACGCCGACGCCTTCCCCGACGGGCAGGAGCGTCCCTACAATTTCCTGCCCTTCCGGCCGCCGGCCGACCTGGCGCGGGACGGCCGCGGGCTGCCGCACATCCGGGTCGATCAGGCGCTGCAGTTCCTGCTGGGGGATTACCTGGAATGA
- a CDS encoding YcjF family protein, with protein sequence MTWNDRVSRRSAPDKRRRPDWVPPLELDPEQAARPAVVEEEVEPPPGDSAAERLPALLAVAPGPKRRIGRWLFGAVAALVLVALGFDTADLLQRSFATSIALGGLVSLLVATAGVAAVALLVNELLALRRLRRIEGLRERADALTADIQSEEPRQGEAARFAGSLVGLYSGRPELAPALSRLRDHITDAHDDGEIVRLIDRGLLSPLDRAAYQLVLRAARDTAVATALSPAAVLDLAVVLWRNLKLVREVAALYGARPGYLGSLKLLRRMLANIAVAGVAESAHHVAVEALGGSLVAAVSTRMGQGVINGLLTARVGITAMHLCRPIAFTPDERPSLNRIRKELLSLPRQVL encoded by the coding sequence ATTACCTGGAATGATCGAGTTTCCCGTCGATCCGCCCCCGACAAGCGCCGCCGGCCGGACTGGGTCCCGCCGCTCGAACTCGATCCGGAACAGGCCGCGCGGCCGGCGGTGGTCGAGGAGGAGGTGGAACCGCCGCCGGGCGACAGCGCCGCCGAGCGGCTGCCCGCCCTGCTGGCCGTGGCGCCGGGTCCGAAGCGGCGCATCGGACGCTGGCTGTTCGGCGCCGTCGCCGCCCTGGTGCTGGTGGCGCTGGGGTTCGATACCGCCGACCTGCTGCAGCGCTCCTTCGCCACCAGCATCGCGCTCGGCGGCCTGGTCTCCCTGCTGGTGGCGACCGCCGGGGTCGCCGCCGTCGCCCTGCTGGTCAACGAGCTGCTGGCGCTGCGCCGCCTGCGCCGGATCGAGGGGCTGCGCGAGCGGGCCGATGCGCTGACCGCCGACATCCAGTCGGAAGAACCGCGGCAGGGCGAGGCGGCGCGCTTCGCAGGCTCCCTGGTCGGCCTCTATTCCGGCCGGCCGGAGCTGGCCCCGGCGCTGAGCCGGCTGCGCGACCACATCACCGACGCCCATGACGACGGCGAGATCGTCCGGCTGATCGACCGCGGCCTGTTGAGCCCGCTCGACCGGGCGGCCTACCAGCTCGTCCTGCGGGCGGCGCGCGACACGGCGGTCGCCACCGCCCTCAGCCCGGCCGCGGTGCTCGACCTCGCCGTCGTGCTGTGGCGGAACCTGAAGCTGGTGCGCGAGGTGGCGGCCCTCTACGGCGCCCGGCCGGGCTATCTCGGCTCCCTGAAGCTGCTGCGCCGGATGCTCGCCAACATCGCCGTCGCCGGCGTGGCGGAGAGCGCCCACCATGTGGCGGTGGAGGCTCTCGGCGGCTCGCTGGTCGCCGCCGTCTCCACCCGCATGGGCCAGGGCGTCATCAACGGCCTGCTGACCGCGCGGGTCGGCATCACCGCCATGCATCTCTGCCGCCCCATCGCCTTCACGCCCGACGAGCGGCCGAGCCTCAACCGCATCCGCAAGGAGCTGCTGTCCCTGCCCAGGCAGGTGCTGTGA
- a CDS encoding Hsp20/alpha crystallin family protein, translating to MSTQMTPTKPDRPGMPGLFRTGDPFLDLRDRIDRAFDSVFRTDLARTGWPGWDKPMPKVDVAETGTALTITADLPGIDEKDVELTVADGILTLKGEKKAESEEKDKNYHVMERSCGSFARSFRLPETVKVEDIAARFDKGVLTITLPKGETPKPEVKRITIANGGA from the coding sequence ATGTCCACCCAGATGACACCCACGAAGCCGGACCGTCCGGGCATGCCCGGCCTGTTCCGGACAGGAGACCCGTTCCTCGATCTGCGCGATCGGATCGACCGGGCGTTCGACAGCGTTTTCCGTACCGATCTCGCCCGCACCGGCTGGCCCGGCTGGGATAAACCCATGCCCAAGGTCGACGTGGCCGAAACCGGGACGGCGCTGACCATTACCGCCGACCTTCCCGGCATCGACGAAAAGGACGTCGAACTGACGGTCGCCGACGGCATCCTGACCCTGAAAGGGGAGAAGAAGGCCGAAAGCGAAGAGAAGGACAAGAACTACCACGTCATGGAGCGTAGCTGCGGCAGCTTCGCCCGGTCGTTCCGCCTGCCCGAAACCGTGAAGGTCGAGGACATCGCGGCCAGGTTCGACAAGGGCGTGCTGACCATCACTCTGCCGAAAGGCGAGACACCGAAACCCGAGGTCAAGCGCATCACCATCGCAAACGGCGGCGCCTGA
- a CDS encoding efflux RND transporter permease subunit — translation MKLSDISVRRPVLATVMSLALMLIGIVSYQRLSVREYPKIDEPVVTVETTYKGASAQIIESQVTQTLEDSLSGIEGIDVMSSISRAEKSQITLRFRLDRNVDVAASDVRDRVGRVRSLLPNEIDEPVIAKVEADAQPIIYLAFSSDRHSPLDVTDFADRYVKDRLQNLPGVAQVRIFGERKFAMRLWLDPQRMAAYHVTPQDVENALRRQNVEIPAGRVESVAREFTVVSETDLRTPEEFERIILRDDGGYLVRLRDVGRAEIGAADERVSARFNGRSAVAIGVVKQSTANPLDVSKAVNNALPLIRTALPDGMGVDVGYDSSVFIAKSIDAVFRTIFEAIVLVVLVIFFFLRSLRATLVPLVTIPVSLVGSFALMLVFGFSINTLTLLAMVLAIGLVVDDAIVMLENIFRYVEEGMNPFQAALKGSKEIGFAVIAMTITLAAVYAPIGFMTGRTGRLFTEFALTLAGAVIVSGFVALTLSPMMCSKLLKHEAKHGLLYRLIERFLEGMTRGYRGMLRLSLRARPLVLLIGAGVAAASYMLFTGLKSELSPVEDRGTIVGIAIAPEGSTLDYTQSYMQRMEGLFKQIPVLEKFFVVVGFPVVNQGISFVRLIDWDERDVKQQAITAQLFPKMFGIPGVLAFVTNPPSLGQSPVEKPVNFVIQTALPYDELQKMVNAMMAEARNFPGLTNLDTDLKLNKPELRISLDRDKSADLGVDVDTVGRTLETLLGGRQVTRFKRDGKQYDVIVQVANIDRRNPDDIASIYVRGGTTTAGGAAPMISLANLVHIEERVAPKELNHFNKLRSATITATLAPGTSLGEALGVLQAAAQKVLPPTAQTDYAGQSREFRESATGLYFVFILALAFIYLVLAAQFESFIDPFVIMLTVPLSMTGALAALHLSGATLNVYSQIGLVTLVGLITKHGILIVEFANQLQRSGEDIRKAVEDAAVLRLRPILMTTGAMVLGAVPLANAHGAGAESRQAIGAVIVGGMILGTFLTLFVVPTVYSYIAKKKPFQEDEPAAQAPHGVAHPAE, via the coding sequence ATGAAGCTGTCCGACATCTCCGTCCGCCGGCCGGTGCTGGCGACCGTCATGAGCCTCGCGCTCATGCTGATCGGCATCGTGTCGTACCAGCGCCTGTCGGTGCGCGAGTACCCCAAGATCGACGAGCCGGTGGTCACGGTCGAGACGACCTACAAGGGCGCCTCCGCCCAGATCATCGAAAGCCAGGTCACCCAGACGCTGGAGGACAGCCTCTCCGGCATCGAGGGCATCGACGTGATGTCCTCCATCAGCCGCGCGGAGAAGAGCCAGATCACCCTGCGCTTCCGCCTGGACCGCAACGTCGACGTGGCGGCCAGCGACGTGCGCGACCGCGTGGGGCGCGTGCGCTCCCTGCTGCCGAACGAGATCGACGAGCCGGTGATCGCGAAGGTCGAGGCCGACGCCCAGCCGATCATCTATCTCGCCTTCTCCTCCGACCGGCATTCGCCGCTCGACGTGACCGACTTCGCCGACCGCTACGTCAAGGACCGGCTGCAGAACCTGCCGGGCGTGGCGCAGGTCCGCATCTTCGGCGAGCGCAAGTTCGCCATGCGGCTGTGGCTCGATCCCCAGCGCATGGCCGCCTATCACGTCACGCCGCAGGACGTCGAGAACGCGCTGCGCCGGCAGAACGTCGAGATCCCGGCCGGCCGCGTCGAGAGCGTGGCACGCGAATTCACCGTGGTGTCGGAGACCGACCTGCGCACGCCCGAGGAGTTCGAGCGGATCATCCTGCGCGACGACGGCGGCTATCTGGTGCGGCTGCGCGACGTCGGCCGGGCCGAGATCGGCGCCGCGGACGAGCGGGTCAGCGCCCGCTTCAACGGCCGCAGCGCCGTCGCCATCGGCGTCGTGAAGCAGTCCACCGCCAACCCGCTGGACGTGTCCAAGGCGGTCAACAACGCACTGCCGCTGATCCGCACCGCCCTGCCGGACGGCATGGGGGTGGATGTCGGCTATGACAGCTCGGTCTTCATCGCCAAGTCGATCGACGCGGTGTTCCGCACGATCTTCGAGGCGATCGTGCTGGTCGTGCTGGTGATCTTCTTCTTCCTGCGCAGCCTGCGCGCCACGCTGGTACCGCTGGTGACCATCCCGGTGTCGCTGGTCGGCAGCTTCGCGCTGATGCTGGTCTTCGGCTTCTCCATCAACACGCTGACCCTGCTGGCGATGGTGCTGGCGATCGGCCTCGTGGTGGACGACGCCATCGTCATGCTGGAGAACATCTTCCGCTACGTGGAAGAGGGGATGAACCCCTTCCAGGCGGCGCTGAAGGGATCGAAGGAGATCGGCTTCGCGGTCATCGCGATGACCATCACGCTGGCCGCGGTCTATGCCCCCATCGGCTTCATGACCGGCCGCACCGGGCGCCTGTTCACCGAATTCGCCCTGACGCTGGCCGGCGCGGTGATCGTCTCGGGCTTCGTCGCGCTGACCCTGTCGCCGATGATGTGTTCCAAGCTGCTGAAGCACGAGGCCAAGCACGGGCTGCTCTACCGGCTGATCGAGAGATTCCTGGAGGGGATGACCCGCGGTTACCGCGGGATGCTGCGGCTGTCGCTGCGGGCGCGGCCGCTGGTCCTGCTGATCGGCGCCGGCGTCGCCGCGGCCAGCTACATGCTGTTCACCGGCCTGAAGTCCGAGCTGTCCCCGGTCGAGGACCGCGGCACCATCGTCGGCATCGCCATCGCGCCGGAAGGCTCGACGCTGGACTACACGCAGAGCTACATGCAGCGCATGGAAGGGCTGTTCAAGCAGATCCCCGTGCTGGAGAAGTTCTTCGTCGTCGTCGGATTCCCGGTGGTCAACCAGGGCATCAGCTTCGTCCGCCTGATCGACTGGGACGAGCGCGACGTGAAGCAGCAGGCGATCACCGCCCAGCTCTTCCCCAAGATGTTCGGCATCCCGGGCGTGCTGGCCTTCGTCACCAACCCGCCGTCGCTGGGCCAGAGCCCGGTCGAGAAGCCGGTCAACTTCGTCATCCAGACCGCGCTTCCCTATGACGAGCTGCAGAAGATGGTCAACGCCATGATGGCGGAGGCGCGCAACTTCCCCGGCCTGACCAACCTCGACACCGACCTGAAGCTGAACAAGCCGGAACTGCGCATCTCGCTCGACCGCGACAAGTCGGCCGACCTCGGCGTCGACGTGGATACCGTCGGCCGCACGCTGGAGACGCTGCTCGGCGGCCGGCAGGTCACCCGCTTCAAGCGCGACGGCAAGCAGTATGACGTGATCGTGCAGGTCGCCAACATCGATCGGCGCAATCCGGACGACATCGCCTCGATCTACGTGCGCGGCGGCACCACGACGGCCGGCGGAGCGGCGCCGATGATCTCGCTCGCCAACCTCGTCCACATCGAGGAGCGGGTGGCGCCCAAGGAGCTGAACCACTTCAACAAGCTGCGCTCGGCCACCATCACGGCGACTCTCGCGCCGGGCACCTCGCTGGGCGAGGCGCTGGGCGTGCTGCAGGCGGCGGCGCAGAAGGTCCTGCCGCCGACGGCGCAGACCGACTATGCCGGGCAGAGCCGCGAATTCCGCGAATCCGCCACCGGCCTCTACTTCGTGTTCATCCTGGCGCTGGCCTTCATCTATCTGGTGCTGGCGGCCCAGTTCGAGAGCTTCATCGATCCCTTCGTGATCATGCTGACGGTGCCGCTGTCGATGACCGGCGCGCTGGCCGCCCTGCATCTGAGCGGGGCGACGCTGAACGTCTACAGCCAGATCGGCCTCGTCACCCTGGTCGGGCTGATCACCAAGCACGGCATCCTGATCGTGGAGTTCGCCAACCAGCTCCAGCGCAGCGGCGAGGATATCCGCAAGGCGGTGGAGGACGCGGCCGTGCTCCGCCTGCGCCCGATCCTGATGACCACCGGCGCCATGGTGCTGGGCGCCGTCCCGCTCGCCAACGCCCATGGCGCCGGTGCGGAGAGCCGGCAGGCGATCGGCGCGGTCATCGTCGGCGGCATGATCCTGGGGACCTTCCTCACCCTGTTCGTCGTGCCGACCGTCTACAGCTACATCGCGAAGAAGAAGCCGTTCCAGGAGGATGAGCCGGCGGCACAGGCGCCGCACGGCGTCGCCCACCCGGCGGAGTGA
- a CDS encoding efflux RND transporter periplasmic adaptor subunit: protein MRHTFRIVAILVLAALSGGAYWYFVKQGGTVAGLMALATGAGAPAQGGASAGKPAGPGGPGGAPGAMPPMPVEASPVRVGAVTRTVTAVGSLLSNESVVVRPEVAGRIVELPFQEGQRVGKGTVLVRLDDSVARATLAQAQASIAFSRAELARADQLARQNTGPLRNREQAAAKLQADEASVQLARAQLDKMVLTAPFDGVLGLRKVSVGDMVQAGKDIVNLEAIDTLKVDFRIPEMFLPAVKVGQPVEIQVDAFGGRKFTGQVYAIDPLIDVNGRALALRARVANPDGVLRPGLFARVTLTLNTVPDAVLVPEQALVAFGKDQFVFKVVEGKVAQTRVAVGERRNAEAEITQGLKPGDVVVTAGQLKIRDGAPVAVINSKPAS, encoded by the coding sequence ATGCGCCATACGTTCCGCATCGTCGCCATCCTTGTCCTGGCTGCCCTCAGCGGCGGGGCGTACTGGTACTTCGTCAAGCAGGGCGGCACCGTCGCCGGGCTGATGGCGCTGGCGACCGGGGCAGGGGCGCCCGCCCAGGGCGGGGCGTCCGCCGGCAAGCCGGCCGGTCCCGGCGGCCCGGGAGGCGCGCCGGGCGCCATGCCGCCGATGCCGGTCGAGGCGTCGCCCGTCCGCGTCGGGGCGGTGACCCGCACCGTGACCGCGGTTGGCTCCCTGCTGTCAAACGAGTCGGTCGTCGTCCGGCCGGAAGTGGCCGGCCGCATCGTAGAGCTTCCCTTCCAGGAGGGGCAGCGCGTCGGCAAGGGGACGGTGCTGGTCCGGCTGGATGATTCGGTCGCCCGCGCCACCCTGGCCCAGGCGCAGGCGAGCATCGCCTTCTCCCGCGCCGAGCTGGCGCGCGCCGATCAGCTCGCCCGCCAGAACACCGGCCCGCTGCGCAACCGCGAGCAGGCCGCCGCCAAGCTGCAGGCCGACGAGGCCTCCGTGCAGCTCGCCAGGGCGCAGCTCGACAAGATGGTGCTGACGGCCCCCTTCGACGGGGTGCTCGGCCTGCGCAAGGTGTCGGTGGGCGACATGGTGCAGGCCGGCAAGGACATCGTGAACCTGGAGGCGATCGACACCCTCAAGGTCGATTTCCGCATCCCCGAGATGTTCCTGCCGGCGGTCAAGGTCGGGCAGCCGGTGGAGATCCAGGTGGATGCCTTCGGCGGCCGCAAGTTCACGGGCCAGGTCTACGCCATCGACCCGCTGATCGACGTGAACGGCCGGGCGCTGGCGCTGCGGGCCCGCGTCGCCAACCCGGACGGCGTGCTGCGGCCGGGCCTGTTCGCCCGCGTGACCCTGACGCTGAACACCGTGCCGGACGCCGTGCTGGTGCCGGAACAGGCGCTGGTCGCCTTCGGCAAGGACCAGTTCGTGTTCAAGGTGGTGGAGGGCAAGGTCGCCCAGACCCGGGTCGCGGTGGGCGAGCGGCGCAACGCCGAGGCCGAGATCACCCAGGGGCTGAAGCCGGGCGACGTGGTGGTGACCGCCGGCCAGCTCAAGATCCGCGACGGCGCGCCGGTCGCGGTGATCAACTCCAAGCCGGCGAGCTGA
- the dusA gene encoding tRNA dihydrouridine(20/20a) synthase DusA has translation MTAIPLSVAPMMDWTDRHCRYFHRILSKGTLLYTEMVTTGAILHGDRDRYLDFDAAEHPVALQLGGSEPAQLAACARVAEEWGYDEVNLNVGCPSDRVQSGRFGACLMAEPDLVARLVGAMRGAVSIPVTVKSRIAIDEMEEWPTLDRFIRTVSAAGCSHFIVHARKAWLKGLSPKENRDIPPLRYDLVHRLKQEHPHLTIAINGGIRTLDAAAEHLAGLDSVMIGRAAYEDPYILADADRRFFGGQPGPDRQAVVQAMVPYVERQLSRGTPLSAVTRHMLGLFQGLPGARAWRRHLSENAHRPGAGPEVMLSAASLVGRRRAEAA, from the coding sequence ATGACCGCGATCCCGCTGAGCGTCGCCCCCATGATGGACTGGACCGACCGCCATTGTCGGTACTTCCACCGCATCCTGTCCAAGGGCACGCTCCTCTACACCGAGATGGTCACCACCGGCGCCATCCTGCACGGCGACCGTGACCGCTATCTCGACTTCGACGCGGCGGAGCATCCGGTCGCCCTCCAGCTCGGCGGGTCGGAGCCGGCGCAGCTGGCCGCCTGCGCCCGCGTGGCGGAGGAGTGGGGCTATGACGAGGTGAACCTGAATGTCGGCTGCCCCAGCGACCGGGTGCAGTCCGGCCGCTTCGGCGCCTGCCTGATGGCCGAACCCGACCTCGTCGCCCGCCTCGTCGGGGCGATGCGCGGGGCGGTGTCGATCCCGGTGACGGTCAAGTCGCGCATCGCCATCGACGAGATGGAGGAATGGCCGACGCTGGACCGTTTCATCCGCACCGTCTCGGCCGCCGGGTGCAGCCACTTCATCGTCCATGCCCGCAAGGCCTGGCTGAAGGGCCTGAGCCCCAAGGAGAACCGCGACATCCCGCCGCTGCGCTACGACCTCGTCCACCGGCTGAAGCAGGAGCATCCCCACCTCACCATCGCCATCAACGGCGGCATCCGGACGCTGGACGCGGCGGCGGAGCATCTCGCCGGGCTGGACAGCGTGATGATCGGCCGGGCCGCCTACGAGGATCCCTACATCCTGGCCGACGCCGACCGCCGCTTCTTCGGCGGCCAGCCGGGGCCGGACCGGCAGGCGGTGGTGCAGGCGATGGTTCCCTATGTGGAGCGGCAGTTGTCCCGCGGCACGCCGCTGTCGGCGGTGACCCGCCACATGCTCGGCCTCTTCCAGGGGTTGCCGGGGGCGCGGGCGTGGCGCCGGCACCTCAGCGAGAACGCCCACCGGCCCGGCGCCGGGCCGGAGGTGATGCTGTCCGCGGCATCCCTGGTCGGCCGCCGGCGGGCGGAGGCGGCGTGA
- a CDS encoding LysR family transcriptional regulator has protein sequence MIRLRHIEAFYAIRKAGSVNAAAKILNISQPALSRTIQHAESLIGFALFTRAGKRLVPTVEAEIIFVEAEKIYRGVEELRRLVKNLKGGAVTNLRVGLLPSLGVGLAPQAITAFRAVNPLVTFEIRTLNHDDMLAKLRSLEIDVGVAFDIRKQPGIASTSIGEADLVYVDRPGALAGTGPVPLTGIDADRLIGLDLDSPVGTLLVEAFGNSGLDYSPAIQVYTYAVAAAFATEGAGCAILDEFTARSWGHRLDIRPLDPRLTFSVVALTPELAPPTQTVRNFVDTLRRTLQARPALV, from the coding sequence GTGATCCGGCTGCGGCACATCGAGGCCTTCTACGCCATCCGCAAGGCGGGCTCGGTCAATGCCGCGGCGAAGATCCTCAACATCTCGCAGCCGGCGTTGAGCAGGACGATCCAGCATGCGGAATCGCTGATCGGCTTCGCGCTCTTCACCCGTGCCGGCAAGCGCCTCGTCCCCACCGTGGAGGCCGAGATCATCTTCGTCGAGGCGGAGAAGATCTACCGCGGGGTGGAGGAGTTGCGGCGGCTGGTGAAGAACCTGAAGGGCGGGGCGGTGACCAACCTGCGGGTCGGCCTGCTGCCCAGCCTGGGGGTCGGGCTGGCGCCGCAGGCGATCACCGCCTTCCGGGCGGTCAATCCCCTGGTCACCTTCGAGATCCGGACCCTGAACCACGACGACATGCTGGCCAAGCTGCGGTCGCTGGAGATCGACGTCGGCGTCGCCTTCGACATCCGCAAGCAGCCGGGCATCGCCAGCACCTCCATCGGGGAGGCCGACCTCGTCTATGTCGATCGGCCGGGCGCGCTGGCCGGCACGGGTCCGGTGCCGCTGACCGGGATCGACGCCGACCGGCTGATCGGGCTCGACCTCGATTCGCCGGTCGGCACCCTGCTGGTGGAGGCCTTCGGCAACAGCGGGCTCGACTACAGCCCGGCGATCCAGGTCTACACCTACGCCGTCGCCGCGGCCTTCGCGACCGAGGGGGCCGGCTGCGCCATCCTCGACGAGTTCACGGCGCGAAGCTGGGGGCACCGGCTGGATATCCGCCCGCTCGACCCGCGGCTGACCTTCTCGGTCGTGGCGCTGACGCCGGAGCTGGCGCCACCGACCCAGACGGTGCGCAACTTCGTCGATACCCTGCGCCGGACGCTGCAGGCCCGTCCGGCGCTGGTTTGA
- a CDS encoding D-amino acid dehydrogenase: MRVVVIGAGIAGTSTAYYLARDGHEVTVVDRHGAAAQETSFANGAQLSYSYVAPFAGPDVPAKLPFWLLNPSAPARFSPSADPAQWRWVLSFLMACTREASDRTTRDLLSLSFLSRSLMAAFLAEEPDVAFDHAPTGKLIVHSDAAGFESAKRQMDYQASLGCEQEALDRAACLTLEPALAALGERIVGGIFTRSEATADCRKLCEGLAAAVLRQGGRFRYNADVTGFVRQGERITAVRTSQGEIPADAVVVAAGTDINALLRPLGFTLPIHALKGYSVTAPMRPGVTPLKISVTDFANKIVYAPLGGTIRAAGFADISADPEPSPSRVRQLRRQAMDGFGALADFSGAEVWCGRRPATPTGRPLLGRSPVANLHLCAGLGGLGFTLGFGAGRLIADLLVERPAAIPMDGFRLAA, encoded by the coding sequence ATGAGGGTAGTCGTCATCGGGGCGGGGATCGCCGGGACCAGCACGGCCTACTATCTGGCGCGCGACGGTCACGAGGTGACCGTGGTGGACCGCCATGGCGCGGCGGCGCAGGAGACGAGCTTCGCCAACGGCGCTCAGCTCAGCTACAGCTACGTCGCCCCCTTCGCCGGGCCGGACGTGCCGGCCAAGCTGCCCTTCTGGCTGCTGAACCCGTCGGCCCCCGCCCGCTTCAGCCCGAGCGCCGACCCCGCCCAATGGCGCTGGGTGCTGTCCTTCCTGATGGCCTGCACCCGCGAGGCGAGCGACCGCACCACCCGGGACCTGCTGTCGCTGTCCTTCCTCAGCCGGAGCCTGATGGCCGCCTTCCTGGCCGAGGAGCCGGACGTCGCCTTCGACCATGCCCCGACCGGCAAGCTGATCGTCCATTCCGACGCCGCCGGCTTCGAGAGCGCCAAGCGCCAGATGGACTACCAGGCGAGCCTGGGCTGCGAGCAGGAGGCGCTGGACCGCGCCGCCTGCCTGACGCTGGAGCCGGCCCTGGCCGCCCTCGGCGAGCGGATCGTCGGCGGCATCTTCACCCGCAGCGAGGCGACGGCCGACTGCCGCAAGCTGTGCGAGGGGCTGGCCGCCGCCGTGCTCCGCCAGGGCGGACGGTTCCGCTACAACGCCGACGTCACCGGCTTCGTCCGGCAGGGCGAGCGGATCACCGCGGTCCGCACCAGCCAGGGCGAGATCCCGGCCGACGCGGTGGTGGTCGCTGCCGGCACCGACATCAACGCCCTGCTGCGCCCGCTGGGCTTCACCCTGCCGATCCATGCCCTGAAGGGCTACAGCGTCACCGCCCCGATGCGGCCGGGCGTCACGCCGCTGAAGATCAGCGTCACCGACTTCGCCAACAAGATCGTCTACGCCCCGCTGGGCGGCACGATCCGGGCGGCCGGCTTCGCCGACATCTCCGCCGACCCGGAGCCCAGCCCCTCGCGGGTGCGCCAGCTCCGCCGGCAGGCGATGGACGGCTTCGGCGCGCTGGCCGACTTCTCGGGTGCCGAGGTGTGGTGCGGCCGGCGGCCGGCCACCCCGACCGGCCGGCCGCTGCTGGGCCGCAGCCCGGTCGCCAACCTGCACCTGTGCGCCGGGCTCGGCGGGCTGGGCTTCACGCTGGGCTTCGGCGCCGGGCGGCTGATCGCCGACCTGCTGGTGGAGCGGCCGGCGGCGATCCCGATGGACGGCTTCCGGCTGGCCGCCTGA